From Streptomyces zhihengii, the proteins below share one genomic window:
- a CDS encoding response regulator transcription factor, whose amino-acid sequence MSSLLLLTNALQPSTEVLPALGLLLHNVRVAPAEGPALVDTPGADVILVDGRRDLPQVRSLCQLLRSTGPGCPLILVVTEGGLAAVTADWGIDDVLLDTAGPAEVEARLRLAMGRQQITSDDSPMEIRNGDLSVDEATYSAKLKGRVLDLTFKEFELLKYLAQHPGRVFTRAQLLQEVWGYDYFGGTRTVDVHVRRLRAKLGPEHESLIGTVRNVGYRFVAPEKVERAAEEAKAKAAAEVTRTEEAPVIEEAAVRPAQR is encoded by the coding sequence ATGAGCTCGTTGCTGCTCCTCACCAACGCCCTCCAGCCCTCGACGGAGGTGCTGCCGGCCCTCGGGCTGCTGCTGCACAACGTCCGGGTGGCGCCCGCCGAGGGCCCGGCCCTCGTGGACACCCCGGGCGCCGACGTGATCCTCGTCGACGGCCGCCGCGACCTCCCGCAGGTGCGGTCGCTGTGCCAGCTCCTGCGCTCCACGGGGCCCGGCTGTCCGCTGATCCTCGTGGTCACCGAGGGCGGTCTGGCCGCCGTCACCGCCGACTGGGGCATCGACGACGTCCTGCTCGACACCGCGGGCCCGGCGGAGGTCGAGGCGCGGCTGCGGCTGGCCATGGGCCGCCAGCAGATCACCTCCGACGACTCCCCCATGGAGATCCGCAACGGCGATCTCTCCGTGGACGAGGCGACGTACAGCGCCAAGCTCAAGGGCCGGGTCCTGGACCTGACCTTCAAGGAGTTCGAACTCCTGAAGTACCTCGCCCAGCACCCCGGCCGGGTCTTCACCCGCGCGCAGCTCCTCCAGGAGGTCTGGGGCTACGACTACTTCGGCGGCACCCGCACGGTCGACGTCCACGTACGGCGGCTGCGCGCCAAACTCGGCCCCGAGCACGAGTCGCTCATCGGCACCGTGCGCAACGTCGGCTACCGCTTCGTCGCCCCGGAGAAGGTCGAGCGGGCCGCCGAGGAGGCCAAGGCGAAGGCCGCGGCGGAGGTCACCCGGACGGAGGAAGCGCCTGTGATCGAGGAAGCAGCCGTACGGCCTGCCCAGAGGTAG
- a CDS encoding alpha/beta hydrolase — MSSGEEGRFHTVDVSRISSGPRRATLLTADGVPIEAVHDPCAGGPATTAVVVAHGFTGSVDRPAVRRAARVFARRAGVVTFSFRGHGRSGGRSTVGDREVLDLAAAVAWARSLGYARVVTVGFSMGGSVVLRHAATYTAAGAPEHEGRTGRAGAHSDAVAAVSAPARWYYRGTAPMRRLHWVVTRPAGRLVGRFGFRTRIHTEDWDPVPLSPVESVPLIAPTPLLIVHGDRDPYFPLDHPRMLAAAADGGAELWLEPGMGHAENAADDALLARLAAWLLTR; from the coding sequence ATGAGTTCTGGCGAAGAGGGCCGATTTCACACTGTGGACGTGTCCAGGATCTCTTCCGGCCCCCGGCGCGCAACATTGCTCACCGCCGACGGGGTCCCGATCGAGGCCGTCCACGACCCGTGCGCGGGCGGTCCCGCGACGACCGCGGTGGTCGTGGCACACGGTTTCACCGGCTCCGTCGACCGGCCCGCGGTCCGCCGCGCGGCACGCGTCTTCGCCCGGCGCGCGGGTGTCGTGACCTTCTCCTTCCGCGGGCACGGCCGTTCGGGCGGACGGTCCACCGTGGGCGACCGGGAGGTGCTCGATCTGGCCGCGGCCGTGGCGTGGGCGCGGTCGCTCGGCTACGCCCGGGTGGTGACGGTCGGCTTCTCCATGGGCGGCTCCGTGGTCCTGCGCCATGCCGCGACGTATACGGCGGCGGGCGCACCGGAGCACGAGGGGCGCACGGGGCGCGCGGGAGCGCATTCGGACGCCGTGGCCGCCGTGAGCGCGCCCGCCCGGTGGTACTACCGCGGCACCGCCCCGATGCGCCGGCTGCACTGGGTGGTGACCCGCCCCGCGGGCCGGCTGGTGGGCCGCTTCGGCTTCCGGACCAGGATCCACACCGAGGACTGGGACCCGGTGCCGCTGTCGCCCGTCGAGTCCGTCCCGCTGATCGCCCCCACGCCGCTGCTGATCGTCCACGGCGACCGCGATCCGTACTTCCCGCTCGACCATCCGCGGATGCTGGCCGCCGCGGCGGACGGCGGTGCCGAGCTGTGGCTGGAGCCCGGCATGGGCCACGCGGAGAACGCCGCCGACGACGCGCTGCTGGCCCGGCTCGCCGCATGGCTGCTGACGCGATGA
- a CDS encoding LmeA family phospholipid-binding protein, with amino-acid sequence MRALRILLIIGVILGGLFVAADRLAVNFAESEAADKIRSSQGLDSTPEVSIHGFPFLTQVIGKELDEVDVSIGGITATAGGRDVNVTEVRADLRDVRIDSSFSSATAGRADGSARISYADLTAAAPKGATVAYAGAERAAKGQVKLTGPLAEVLEGAGIEVPATVKALLGDRQVSTYSTVTLQEGTIVRMKAETLPKLPVPGFDDRLRKAVDYDLKIDGLPSSITLDEVEVTDAGLRFSGTGEDVALTG; translated from the coding sequence ATGCGTGCACTGCGGATACTTCTGATCATCGGCGTGATCCTGGGCGGTCTCTTCGTCGCCGCCGACCGCCTGGCGGTCAACTTCGCCGAGTCGGAGGCGGCCGACAAGATCCGGAGCAGCCAGGGGCTGGACTCGACGCCCGAGGTCTCCATCCACGGGTTCCCCTTCCTCACCCAGGTGATCGGCAAGGAGCTCGACGAGGTGGACGTCAGCATCGGCGGTATCACCGCCACCGCGGGCGGCCGCGACGTCAACGTCACCGAGGTCCGGGCGGACCTGCGGGACGTGCGGATCGACAGCAGCTTCTCCTCCGCGACCGCGGGCCGCGCCGACGGCTCGGCCCGCATCTCGTACGCGGACCTGACCGCCGCCGCGCCCAAGGGCGCCACCGTCGCCTACGCGGGCGCCGAGCGGGCCGCCAAGGGCCAGGTGAAGCTGACGGGACCGCTGGCCGAGGTGCTGGAGGGCGCCGGCATCGAGGTGCCGGCCACGGTGAAGGCGCTGCTCGGCGACCGGCAGGTCTCGACGTACAGCACGGTGACCCTCCAGGAGGGCACCATCGTCCGCATGAAGGCCGAGACGCTGCCGAAGCTGCCCGTGCCGGGCTTCGACGACCGGCTGCGCAAGGCGGTCGACTACGACCTGAAGATCGACGGTCTGCCGTCCAGCATCACCCTCGACGAGGTCGAGGTGACGGACGCGGGGCTGCGCTTCTCCGGGACGGGCGAGGACGTCGCGCTGACCGGCTGA
- a CDS encoding FG-GAP-like repeat-containing protein — translation MHKGIRRALTALTGLVTAGLLTATLPAQTAQAASGAERCPKGYFCGFTGTSGDGEMFKTNKDLATLGAWDNRIRSLVNRAGNYACAYSEPNYDLSAEGADFLRESPNASSGEYGFTPFMDRRISSIRFVKTDRECWLNAYPRWWVDPAAAPAGFGDLNHDLVPDVLVRDMAGRLWRLPGDNTGRLVGSGWNSMTAMTRHGDLTGDGHEDLLARDKAGQLWLYPGTGRGGFGTRKLVGGGWGVMRQIAAAGDLTGDGKGDLLARDSAGKLWMYPGNGRAFGTRKLVGGGWQVMNALLGPGDLNGDRRPDLLARDTSGKLWLYPGNGRGAFGTRTLVGGGWQVMENFVAVGSYNGGTQNDVLTVTNERHLGGHPGWLLGYRGTSGTPPFRASEELDGDWWGLNGAW, via the coding sequence TTGCACAAGGGGATCAGACGGGCTCTCACCGCGCTGACGGGGCTCGTGACGGCCGGCCTGCTGACGGCCACGCTGCCCGCCCAGACCGCGCAGGCCGCGAGCGGCGCGGAGCGCTGCCCGAAGGGGTACTTCTGCGGCTTCACCGGCACCTCGGGTGACGGCGAGATGTTCAAGACGAACAAGGACCTGGCGACCCTGGGCGCCTGGGACAACCGGATCCGCTCGCTCGTGAACCGCGCCGGGAACTACGCCTGCGCCTACAGCGAGCCGAACTACGACCTCTCCGCCGAGGGCGCCGACTTCCTGCGCGAGAGCCCGAACGCCTCCTCGGGCGAGTACGGCTTCACGCCCTTCATGGACCGCAGGATCAGCTCCATCCGGTTCGTGAAGACGGACCGTGAGTGCTGGCTGAACGCCTACCCGCGCTGGTGGGTCGACCCGGCGGCGGCACCGGCCGGCTTCGGCGACCTCAACCACGACCTGGTCCCCGACGTCCTCGTGCGCGACATGGCCGGACGGCTGTGGCGGCTGCCCGGCGACAACACCGGCCGGCTCGTCGGCAGCGGCTGGAACTCCATGACCGCCATGACCCGCCACGGAGACCTCACCGGCGACGGCCACGAGGACCTGCTCGCCCGCGACAAGGCCGGTCAGCTCTGGCTCTACCCCGGCACCGGCCGCGGCGGCTTCGGCACCCGCAAGCTGGTCGGCGGCGGCTGGGGCGTCATGCGCCAGATCGCGGCAGCCGGCGACCTGACCGGCGACGGCAAGGGCGACCTGCTCGCCCGCGACTCCGCGGGCAAGCTGTGGATGTACCCGGGCAACGGCCGCGCCTTCGGCACCCGCAAGCTCGTCGGCGGCGGCTGGCAGGTGATGAACGCGCTCCTCGGTCCGGGTGACCTCAACGGGGACAGGCGTCCCGACCTGCTCGCCCGCGACACCTCCGGCAAGCTCTGGCTCTACCCGGGCAACGGCCGCGGCGCCTTCGGCACCCGCACCCTGGTCGGCGGCGGCTGGCAGGTCATGGAGAACTTCGTGGCCGTCGGCTCGTACAACGGCGGCACCCAGAACGACGTGCTGACCGTCACCAACGAGCGCCACCTGGGCGGCCACCCCGGCTGGCTGCTCGGCTACCGGGGCACGAGCGGCACCCCGCCGTTCCGTGCCTCCGAGGAACTCGACGGGGACTGGTGGGGCCTGAACGGCGCCTGGTGA
- a CDS encoding IS481 family transposase yields MPHRNAPLTETGRLRLARCVVEDGWPLRRAAERFQVSPTTAQRWAERYRTLGDAGMTDRSSRPRHSPRRTPTRTERRIIKVRLLRRWGPARIAHLLDLVPSTVHRVLTRFGLARLTHLDRATGRVIRRYERERPGELVHVDIKKLGNIPDGGGHKVLGRQAGRRTRKNAGYSYLHTAVDDHSRLAYSEIHPDERKETATAFWTRAEKFFAGAGITVERVLTDNGSCYRSRDWRDALAAAGITHKRTRPYRPQTNGKVERFNRTLLDEWAYARPYRSEQARRDAFPDWLHFYNHHRGHTALAGNPPASRVPNLTGQYT; encoded by the coding sequence GTGCCCCACCGTAATGCACCCCTGACCGAGACCGGACGCCTTCGCCTGGCCCGCTGCGTGGTCGAGGACGGCTGGCCTCTTCGCCGGGCCGCGGAACGCTTCCAGGTCTCACCGACCACCGCCCAGCGGTGGGCCGAGCGCTACCGGACGCTCGGCGACGCCGGCATGACCGACCGTTCGTCCCGCCCCCGCCACAGCCCGCGCCGGACACCGACCCGCACCGAACGCCGGATCATCAAAGTCCGCCTCCTTCGCCGCTGGGGACCGGCCCGCATCGCCCACCTGCTGGACCTCGTGCCCTCGACCGTGCACCGGGTCCTGACCCGGTTCGGGCTGGCCCGGCTGACTCATCTGGACCGCGCCACCGGCCGCGTCATACGCCGCTACGAACGCGAACGGCCCGGCGAACTCGTCCACGTGGACATCAAGAAGCTCGGCAACATCCCCGACGGCGGCGGCCACAAGGTCCTCGGCCGCCAGGCCGGCCGCAGAACCCGCAAGAACGCCGGCTACAGCTACCTCCACACCGCCGTCGACGACCACTCCCGCCTCGCCTACAGCGAGATCCACCCCGACGAGCGCAAAGAGACCGCGACCGCCTTCTGGACACGAGCCGAGAAGTTCTTCGCCGGTGCAGGGATCACCGTCGAACGTGTCCTGACGGACAACGGCTCCTGCTATCGCTCCCGTGACTGGCGCGACGCACTCGCGGCGGCCGGGATCACCCACAAGCGAACCCGGCCCTACCGACCCCAGACCAACGGCAAAGTCGAACGCTTCAACCGCACCCTGCTGGACGAGTGGGCCTACGCCCGCCCCTACCGGTCAGAGCAGGCACGACGCGACGCGTTCCCGGACTGGCTGCACTTCTACAATCACCACCGCGGACACACCGCACTCGCAGGCAACCCACCCGCCAGCCGCGTCCCCAACCTCACAGGGCAATACACCTAG
- a CDS encoding putative leader peptide, whose amino-acid sequence MKQRQADLTKRRAVDLCRVAAMLCRTV is encoded by the coding sequence ATGAAGCAGCGACAGGCGGATCTCACGAAGCGGCGGGCAGTAGACCTGTGCCGCGTCGCCGCCATGCTCTGTCGCACTGTCTGA
- a CDS encoding MoaD/ThiS family protein, with protein sequence MAAVTIRYWAAAKAAAGTAEEPYAAATLAEALDAVRERHPGELTRVLLRCSFLVDGDPVGTRGHETVTLAEGGTVEVLPPFAGG encoded by the coding sequence ATGGCAGCGGTGACCATCCGCTACTGGGCCGCGGCGAAGGCCGCGGCGGGGACGGCGGAGGAGCCGTACGCGGCCGCGACGCTGGCCGAGGCGCTCGACGCGGTGCGCGAACGCCACCCGGGAGAGCTGACCCGAGTGCTCCTGAGGTGTTCGTTCCTGGTCGACGGTGACCCCGTGGGCACCCGCGGACATGAGACCGTGACGCTGGCCGAGGGCGGCACGGTCGAGGTGCTCCCGCCGTTCGCAGGAGGGTGA
- a CDS encoding LacI family DNA-binding transcriptional regulator, whose amino-acid sequence MAKVTRDDVARLAGTSTAVVSYVINNGPRPVAPATRERVLAAIKELGYRPDRVAQAMASRRTDLIGMIVPDARQPFFAEMAHAVEQAAAERGKMVLVGNSDYRDEREVHYLRAFLGMRVSGLILVSQGPSERAAAEIEAWDARVVLLHERPEAIDDVAVVTDDVGGAQLATRHLLEHGHEYVACLGGVENTPEVGDPVADHVEGWRRAMQESGRSTEGRLFQAPYNRYDAYQVALKLLAGPDRPPAIFCSTDDQAFGVLRAARELRIEVPSELAVAGFDDVKEAALTDPPLTTISSDRPAMARAAVDLVLDDGLRVAGSRRERVKQFPSGLVIRRSCGCGGA is encoded by the coding sequence GTGGCCAAGGTGACGCGGGACGACGTTGCGCGACTGGCGGGTACTTCGACCGCCGTCGTCAGCTACGTCATCAACAACGGACCCCGGCCGGTCGCCCCGGCCACGCGCGAGCGGGTACTCGCCGCGATCAAGGAGCTGGGCTACCGGCCCGACCGGGTCGCCCAGGCCATGGCCTCGCGGCGGACCGACCTCATAGGCATGATCGTGCCCGACGCACGGCAGCCGTTCTTCGCGGAAATGGCGCATGCCGTCGAACAGGCGGCCGCCGAGCGCGGGAAAATGGTGCTCGTCGGGAATTCCGACTACCGCGACGAGCGTGAGGTCCACTATCTGCGGGCCTTTCTCGGAATGCGGGTGTCCGGTCTGATCCTGGTCAGCCAGGGTCCGAGCGAGCGCGCGGCGGCCGAGATCGAGGCGTGGGACGCGCGGGTCGTGCTGCTGCACGAGCGCCCCGAGGCGATCGACGACGTCGCCGTCGTCACCGACGACGTCGGCGGCGCCCAGCTCGCCACCCGGCACCTGCTGGAGCACGGCCACGAGTACGTCGCCTGTCTGGGCGGCGTGGAGAACACCCCGGAGGTCGGCGACCCCGTCGCGGACCACGTCGAGGGCTGGCGCCGCGCCATGCAGGAATCCGGGCGCTCCACGGAGGGGCGCCTTTTCCAGGCGCCGTACAACCGCTACGACGCGTACCAGGTCGCCCTGAAGCTGCTCGCCGGGCCGGACCGGCCGCCGGCGATCTTCTGCTCCACCGACGACCAGGCCTTCGGCGTGCTGCGCGCCGCGCGCGAGCTGCGCATCGAGGTCCCGTCCGAGCTCGCGGTCGCTGGCTTCGACGACGTGAAGGAAGCGGCGCTGACGGACCCGCCGCTGACCACGATCTCCTCGGACCGCCCGGCGATGGCACGGGCGGCGGTGGATCTCGTCCTCGACGACGGCCTGCGGGTGGCGGGGTCACGCCGCGAGCGGGTCAAGCAGTTCCCGTCCGGCCTGGTGATCAGGCGCTCCTGCGGGTGCGGCGGGGCGTAG